One genomic segment of Candidatus Bathyarchaeia archaeon includes these proteins:
- a CDS encoding SDR family oxidoreductase, translating into MNDSRTETNRPSLSGKVAIVTGAGRGIGRAISIGFAKDGAKLAILSRTKSELDESARQAKECGADVFKMAADVSDEVQVKLFVKKTLTAYKRIDILVNNAGVLGPIGPMADADAGQWWHAVQVNLMGTFLFSKHVLPTMIKQRSGKIVNLSGAGSPMPYPMFSSYSASKVAVLGLTQTLAEEVKAFNIQVNAIAPGAVDTRLQDEILSVGKKAGVKALAQAEKTKRLGGVPAEKAAELARFLASDESNGVTGRFLSAVWDDWKDLGRKEKLGQLMSDVYTLRRIDNVLYGALGMNQRK; encoded by the coding sequence GTGAACGATAGCAGAACGGAAACAAATCGACCGAGCCTCTCAGGCAAAGTTGCAATAGTAACAGGGGCAGGTCGCGGGATAGGAAGAGCAATCTCAATCGGTTTTGCCAAAGACGGGGCGAAGTTGGCAATCCTCTCACGCACCAAATCAGAGTTGGACGAAAGTGCAAGACAGGCCAAAGAATGTGGAGCTGACGTGTTCAAGATGGCAGCTGATGTGTCCGACGAGGTTCAGGTAAAGCTATTTGTCAAGAAGACGTTGACTGCCTACAAACGAATCGATATCTTGGTAAACAACGCGGGCGTTCTTGGTCCCATAGGACCAATGGCTGATGCTGATGCCGGTCAATGGTGGCATGCTGTACAAGTAAACCTAATGGGGACCTTTCTGTTTTCGAAACACGTTCTTCCGACGATGATAAAGCAACGGTCAGGAAAGATTGTAAATCTATCAGGTGCGGGATCTCCAATGCCTTACCCAATGTTCTCCTCATATTCGGCTTCAAAAGTTGCAGTACTGGGTTTGACCCAAACATTAGCTGAAGAAGTGAAGGCATTCAACATACAGGTCAATGCGATAGCTCCTGGAGCTGTGGACACGAGATTGCAAGATGAAATTCTTTCGGTGGGAAAGAAGGCAGGCGTCAAAGCTTTGGCGCAAGCGGAGAAGACAAAGCGTTTGGGAGGTGTGCCCGCGGAGAAGGCTGCTGAGCTGGCACGTTTTCTTGCTTCCGACGAGTCGAACGGAGTAACTGGCCGATTCCTAAGCGCAGTCTGGGATGATTGGAAGGACTTGGGAAGGAAGGAGAAACTCGGCCAACTAATGAGTGATGTGTATACCTTGCGTCGCATTGATAATGTGCTTTACGGGGCACTCGGGATGAATCAAAGGAAATGA
- a CDS encoding Gfo/Idh/MocA family oxidoreductase, with protein MNKSSIASSRIRVGVVGFGKMGLLHAGILNALADCSVVAICEKDLLVRKLARTFLKNVHFYNEVSEMMSNENLDAIYVTTPISTHGAITSEITRTNKVGLFVEKPLAESAATGQTMADSADHLGITNMVGYQKRFSPSFKRAKSLIQEETLGEIRLFKAYSFVSAVFARGKGWRFECGQGGSLVDLGSHLLDLLLWYFGEPYRARARLISIHSSAVDDYASGVLEFKQGLVGQFDVSWSMPGYRLPETKIEIYGEHGKIVLSDDYLELISSGGRSPLRSQRFDRPELYSGVDFLLGDPEYCVENEHFLQSLRDGNPAEPNFESAVQVNRLIDMMLREKGD; from the coding sequence TTGAATAAATCAAGTATAGCTTCCTCTAGGATTAGAGTAGGGGTTGTTGGATTTGGCAAGATGGGCCTGCTCCATGCAGGAATCTTGAATGCCCTTGCCGATTGTTCGGTGGTTGCTATTTGTGAGAAGGATCTTCTCGTCCGGAAGTTAGCTCGCACTTTCTTGAAAAACGTTCACTTCTACAACGAAGTGAGTGAGATGATGAGCAACGAGAACTTGGATGCCATATATGTCACGACGCCGATTTCTACGCATGGCGCAATCACCAGCGAGATAACTCGTACCAATAAGGTTGGTCTGTTTGTTGAAAAGCCCCTTGCAGAAAGCGCGGCCACTGGTCAGACTATGGCTGATTCCGCAGACCACCTTGGAATTACAAACATGGTCGGTTACCAGAAGAGGTTCTCTCCTTCATTCAAGAGGGCCAAGTCCCTGATTCAAGAAGAAACGCTGGGCGAAATCAGACTATTCAAGGCCTACTCATTTGTCTCTGCTGTGTTTGCGAGGGGGAAGGGCTGGAGGTTCGAGTGCGGTCAAGGCGGCTCTCTAGTAGATTTGGGTTCGCATCTATTGGATCTACTCCTATGGTATTTTGGCGAACCCTACCGGGCTCGTGCACGCCTAATCTCTATCCATTCATCGGCAGTCGATGATTACGCCTCCGGAGTATTAGAATTCAAGCAAGGTCTAGTTGGCCAATTTGATGTCTCCTGGAGTATGCCGGGTTACAGGTTGCCGGAGACGAAAATCGAAATCTATGGCGAGCATGGCAAGATTGTACTGTCTGATGATTATCTGGAACTCATCAGCAGTGGTGGTCGAAGCCCATTACGTAGTCAGCGTTTCGATAGACCTGAGCTCTATTCTGGCGTGGATTTTCTCCTAGGAGATCCAGAATACTGCGTAGAGAATGAGCACTTCTTACAATCTCTCAGGGATGGAAACCCTGCGGAACCAAACTTCGAAAGTGCGGTTCAAGTGAATCGATTGATTGACATGATGCTAAGAGAGAAGGGCGATTAG
- a CDS encoding NAD(P)-dependent oxidoreductase: MRVLVTGAAGFIGQHTVSGLNDRGYEVTGIDKRTSKGVVSVDITDFNQVLSLFESTKPQAVIHLAAISGSTGKNEIEQSKRQPYLNFHVNVIGTLNVCEASRMTGVRTLIYLSSFAVYGRTGPDRLPIKESTPTLAEHAYAVSKLAGEEIARTYGLDFDIKTVVFRAPFIVGERQVERNMVREFIDCAIRGENLQIYGQGTHVRDFLHPSDLVDAFARALESADALSKNELFVLGNKKVAVQDLASKVVSRLKNVKLEYISVESDRAFDQFADYTKCVEKLGWQPRVSIDEIIDRVVTTDYSRGSAN; this comes from the coding sequence ATGAGAGTACTTGTCACTGGAGCCGCGGGATTCATCGGTCAACACACCGTTAGTGGGCTGAATGATCGAGGATACGAAGTGACTGGAATTGACAAGCGGACTAGCAAAGGTGTCGTCTCGGTCGATATCACAGACTTCAACCAAGTACTTTCTCTGTTCGAAAGTACGAAACCCCAAGCAGTGATACATTTGGCGGCGATTAGCGGAAGCACAGGGAAGAACGAGATTGAACAGAGTAAGCGGCAACCATATCTTAACTTCCATGTAAACGTCATTGGAACGCTAAATGTCTGCGAAGCGAGTCGTATGACGGGAGTCCGGACTTTGATTTACCTTAGTTCATTTGCGGTATATGGGAGGACTGGCCCTGACAGGTTACCTATCAAGGAATCCACACCGACATTGGCAGAACACGCCTACGCGGTTTCGAAACTTGCTGGCGAGGAAATCGCCCGAACCTACGGCCTCGATTTCGACATCAAAACAGTTGTATTTCGGGCGCCTTTCATCGTTGGTGAACGTCAGGTCGAGCGCAACATGGTGCGCGAGTTCATCGATTGCGCCATAAGAGGCGAGAATTTGCAGATTTATGGTCAAGGAACTCATGTGAGGGATTTCCTCCATCCTTCTGATTTGGTCGACGCATTTGCGCGGGCGCTAGAAAGCGCAGATGCACTATCAAAGAATGAGCTATTCGTTTTGGGGAACAAGAAAGTCGCGGTTCAAGATTTGGCGTCAAAGGTGGTGTCTAGATTGAAAAACGTGAAATTGGAGTACATATCTGTTGAAAGTGACAGGGCTTTTGACCAATTTGCAGATTATACGAAGTGTGTGGAAAAACTCGGATGGCAACCTCGCGTGAGTATTGATGAAATAATTGATCGAGTTGTCACCACGGACTACAGTCGAGGCAGCGCCAATTAA
- a CDS encoding NAD-dependent epimerase/dehydratase family protein, producing the protein MTLKAFVTGGAGFIGSHIVDRLLEDKYEVTVLDNFSQGKLANIAHLRRDARFRYYRGDMTDGKLVAKLLRGYDVVFHVAAHANIRTSLVNHRADLDNNLIATLNVLDAMVKNNVDDLVFASSSAIYGEATVRPTPESYMPVQTSLYGASKLACEAYAQAFVQISDINFWAYRFSNVVGERCRRGVTWDFVHKLAQNARELEILGDGKQSKEYIHVLDCVEAMMVGYSKSAERINTFNIAVEENLMVDEIADLVTEEMELKGVKRSYTGGPRGWVGDNPIVHLSIAKLKSLGWVPKVSAREAVARTAKWTISQLSRA; encoded by the coding sequence ATGACCTTGAAGGCATTCGTAACTGGTGGTGCTGGGTTTATCGGGAGTCACATCGTCGACAGACTCCTTGAGGACAAATACGAGGTAACAGTTCTTGACAACTTCTCACAAGGTAAGTTGGCGAACATTGCTCATCTCAGGCGAGACGCAAGATTTCGATACTATCGAGGAGATATGACTGACGGAAAATTGGTGGCTAAACTGCTTAGGGGATACGATGTTGTTTTTCATGTTGCGGCGCACGCGAACATAAGGACCAGCCTGGTCAATCACAGGGCTGATTTGGACAACAACCTTATCGCGACATTGAATGTACTGGACGCGATGGTCAAGAACAACGTCGACGACCTCGTGTTCGCCTCGTCATCCGCAATCTACGGTGAAGCAACTGTAAGACCCACACCTGAAAGTTACATGCCAGTGCAGACGTCACTATACGGAGCTTCAAAACTCGCATGTGAAGCGTACGCACAGGCGTTTGTCCAAATATCAGATATAAATTTCTGGGCCTACAGATTCTCGAACGTGGTGGGTGAAAGATGCAGGAGGGGGGTGACCTGGGATTTCGTTCACAAGCTTGCTCAGAACGCTCGAGAGTTGGAGATTCTTGGCGACGGCAAGCAGAGCAAAGAGTACATTCATGTCCTTGACTGCGTTGAAGCTATGATGGTAGGTTATTCAAAATCAGCGGAAAGAATAAACACATTCAACATAGCGGTTGAGGAGAACTTGATGGTTGACGAGATTGCTGACCTAGTGACAGAAGAAATGGAACTCAAAGGGGTGAAGAGGAGTTACACTGGGGGTCCGCGTGGATGGGTAGGAGACAACCCCATTGTTCACTTGTCGATAGCCAAGCTGAAATCACTTGGTTGGGTACCGAAAGTTTCTGCTCGGGAAGCTGTTGCAAGGACCGCCAAATGGACGATTTCGCAATTGAGCCGTGCATGA